The genomic region ggaatatttgacttcgggaataagaataatttgacgaagacttccgcaatttatgattatgactgatggactattatggacaaatccgtatggacatattaaataatccaggacaaaggacaattaacacatgggaataaactaaaaacaacacgtcaaacatcatgattacggaagtttaaataagtataattcttttatttcatatttaattgcacttttaattatcgcacttttatttattgtcattttatttaattgcacttttaattatcgttatctttaattatcgcaattttattttatcgcacttttatttatcgcaatttcattatcgttatttactttacgctttaaattaagtcttttatatatttaatattttacattaggttttaactgcgactaaagttttaaaatcgacaaaccggtcattaaatggtaaaaacccccttttataataatactactacttatatatatttttgtatttttacaattataagttaaaaatatagcattaagcttggttaaagatccctgtggaacgtactggacttactaaaaactacactactgtatgattaggtacactgcctataagtgttgtagcaaggtttaagtatatcgactctataaataaataaatcacttgtgtaaaattgtatcgtatttaatagtatttccttgcaaaattaataactattttatacaccacctcgcacacatcaatgttcataatatcattcgattcatacatataaagctaccttattcgaaagtttaaacttgtaatcactagaacatagtttagttaattctaatcttgttcgcaaacaaaagttaatccttctaacttgacttttaaaatcaactaaacacatgttctatatctatatgatatgctaacttaatgatttaaaacctggaaacacgatgaacaccataaaatcggatatacgccgtcgtagtgaaatggggggctgttttggtttggataattaaaaactatgataaactttgatttaaaagttgttcttctgagaaaatgatttttcatatgaacatgaaactatatccaaaaatcttggttaaactcaaagttaaagtatgtttttcaaaatggtcatcaagatgtcgttctttcgacggaaatgactacctctttagtaattgacatgtaacttaaattttcgactataaacctatactttttctatttggattcttaaattagagttcaatatgaaaccatagcaatttaattcactcaaaacggatttaaaatgaagaagttatgggtaaaacaagattggatatttttgatctttttagctacgggaaatgtttaacaaatctatacaaatcatatcctaactaacttatattgtattatacatgtattctaatatattatgtaatcttgggataccatagacacgtatgtaaatgttttgacatatcatattgacccatgtatatatattatttggaacaaccatagacactctatatgcagtaatgttggagttagctatacagggttgaggttgattccaaaaatatatatactttgagttgtgatctagcctgagactgtatacactaggtcgtggattgattcaagataatatatatcgatttatttatgtacatctaactgtggacaactagttgtaggttactaacgaggacagctgacttaatacattcAAATctttacaacataataaaaatggttgtaattatattttgatcatactttgatatatatgtacatatttgtataggttcgtgaatcgatccgtggccaagtcttattttcgaggaaggaaatatctgtgaaagtgagttatagtcccacttttaaaatctaatatttttgggatgagaatacatgcaggttttataaatgatttacaaaatagacacaagtacgtgaaactacattctatggttgaattatcgaaatcgaatatgcccctttttattaagtctggtaatctaagaattagggaacatacaccctaattgacgcgaattctaaagatatatctattggacctaacaaacctcatccaaagtaccggatgctttagtacttcgaaatttatatcatatccgaagggtgtcccggaatgatggggatattcttatatatgcatcttgttaatgtcggttaccaggtgttcaccatatgaatgatttttatctctatgtatgggatgtgtattgaaatatgaaatcttgtggtctattgttacgatttgatatatataggttaaacctataactcaccaacatttttgttgacgtttaaagcatgtttattctcaggtgaatactaagagcttccgctgttgcatactaaaataaggacaagatttggagtccatgtttgtatgatattgtgtaaaaactgcattcaagaaacatatgtcgatgtaatatatttctattgtaaactattatgtaatgatcgcgtgtaaacagtatattttagattatcattatttgataatctacgtaatgcttttgaaacctttattgataaaataaaggttatggttgttttaaaaatgaatgcagtctttgaaaaacgtctcatatagaggtcaaaacctcgcaacgaaatcaattaatatggaacgtttataatcaatatgaacgggacatttcaaccggtGTTCCTGTCAATCCTGAAACCTTCAAATTTGTCCGCGTAGCCCTATCCTGTATGTGCCTTGggaaagttctcaaacaatgccaataGATGATGTCAGCTTCGCTGTCTGTATCCGTGTAGATAcggctgatgaacttgtttgcaatgACTGCTGATATGACCACTGGCTGGACGGATAAAgtccaattttgaattggttgaaaaatgattggagcatatctccagctttCAACATTGTTGTCTGATTGCTCACCATCTTCATAGCAACCATAATTgaaccacaccattttgattaccaAGTCTGGAGTTGGTTCGCGCTCTCCGTAttggtttttgttttcttttccgacatgctcttcccttcttctatTCTCATCCCGACGTCCTCTTCGACCATCATTTTTCTGCCAtgcaaatttatttttaagatcatTTCTTCTGTATTGCTTTCCTGGTAACAAGTGATTTAACTCCCCTACCTTAATCTTTgcaatgatttccctcatcaaagaCTTGCAATTATCTGTGTCATGACCCCAcgcctcatgaaagtcacaccataatTCACTTCTTGGGCCATCTCTTTCCTCTATAGGTGCTGGAGGATTGAAAGCAGACCGAATAggttcagtgaaaagaatctccttaggagttttggttaatgccattatcaacggatgtctcTCTAAGGGCCTCATGTTATGGTGAAAatcattgggatggttgttgcctctccatccgccattggaattgtcattTCTCCTTTGGTTTCGATCAAagtaccgtcctccgttgtgcggttTGGTACTGTTGTTGTTACTATCAAACTTGCTTGGTCCTCGCTCGCCGGCTCGGACATGCTTTTGTGCAACTTCCAATGCCTGGTGCAGAGTTTTTGGTAGGTCATACCTTAAtgtatgaacaagtgcactaaatcttcgttgatccaaacagaaaataaaaccagatactagtTGCGACACTGGACAGTCAGGTATTTTTTGCGCTTCAAGCGTGTATCTCTTCgtgaaattactcaaggattcgttatgatgcatcgttatttcatgtgcatcaagatgtgtcaaagtgcagctacgaagattttgatactgcataacaaactttgcacgaagGTCCAAATAACTTGTTATACTTCTTGACggtaaactagcaaaccattcccttgccattttctgcaacaccatAGGAAATATATGACAAGCTACTTcatcatcccaatgctgcaacctcattgcaCCTTCAAACATGGTAAGAAAATCTTCAGGATCTGTAGTACCATCATATACTCCAATTGCCGGAATGCCAAGATTTCTGGGTAACgaatagttagcaattcgatcaatgaagcactgagtggattctgccatagttggcggctttgtagcttgctctccagtaattagagcgaaaaaattatctacagccacagcGCGGACggcggagctgtctgcttaaggattcCGTTTAAAAGTAATGTTGCTCTCTTCTCAGACATGAACTCCTCTTTCTCATCATTCTCTTCTTCAGAATCACTGCCAATATAGCtcaattcattatcatcttcagaatcatcaataagactgcccaactTGTCAAGTATTCTGGATtacttgtactttgatatagattgcttcttcatgatttgcttgtctttaCCATCCGTCATCCGTCGAAAAGATGTAAATGGTTGACATcctcgtggttgcatcaatggtcgcttCTCTGGATTAAGAACGAAATTTTGAcgcctttctgcacttttggttgttgtttcttcgattaTTGGCCTTTTCCCTGGATTAgtggccaaatgtttaagcctttctgcggTTTCAGTTACTGTTTCTTCAATTGTGCCTtccggtggctgaacaggtgcatcctcTTCAGGCATTGGCAAATAAGTTGTCATTCTTTCGGTTAATGGATTGTTGAATGTTTCGAGTACGCTTGTGGATggggcttcagttgtttttgttccttttccgttccGCGTGTTCTTAACATTAGTAGATAGCGCCATTGTTGACACCTATTTTCTTATGAGGTAAGACTTAGTGTGTCAGCACAAATAttagaagtatctagctaaaagtgggggaatgttgccgattgatgtttaccctcggaaaataatccctgcagacccggatcacagatatagaaatctgtggggtggcttaatcaatctttgtccgctgagcgttgagctactagccggatgacttctagtgagagaaaattCTATGTGAAagagaaaggtgaaatctctgGTCACAAATTATCAGAGTGTCtcaatgtgtaaaatgacgacccaagaggtctatttatagtgatagatccaccggagtactcggggacacgtgtcagatgatgctgcattctgttattcgtgatccgatatttacgctggatgtgacgctctccggtcagggcttaagcgctaagcggccttcagggcttacgcatgacggaggcaGCCTGCACagaggagaacgctggacggacagtttcacaaaactgTTGTTCCCAATGTTCCTGATActaatttcatgcgaatattatgcctttatgcgtgtatacgataggatacaccattaatattCAACTCACAAATCATCTCTGACCAATAgaaaaacaaaattggttagaaaAACAAATTTGAACACCGGTCATATCGAAAGAGTGACACACATGAGCTATATTTACACAAGAGAAAAACAAACCATCAATAAAAATTGTGGTATGTAAGGGATGTCATATAAGTAGGGGAGCGTGATATCTAACGTGCTCTGGGTGTCAGTTTCAATTTTTGTTCAAACGGCATTTTTAGTCATTGACAGAGGCTTATATGTGTCAAGCATGAAATCTCATACTTGAATACGCCAACCACCCGATCATCTCCACGAATACACCTTCCAGAAGAAACTCATCAACTCGAACAATACCAACCAGTAAAACGCACACTTGAATATTGCGAGGGAAGGTAAAACCCCTGCCGGGATTCGAACCCGAGTCACCCGCAGTAAGACCTCAAAGTTCGAAATCCCTTGATCCCATTCAGGCAAGCACCTTGGTGGTGTCAGTTTCAATATCAAAGGACAAAAAAGGGAGCGTGATATCCATGTGGCGACTTATGATTGGTTTAGATATTATAGTCGTTTCCAAATAGCTCCAAACGGCTACTTTTTCAATAACTATGTTCAATTATAAATACCACATCTATTATTCGCTATTTTCACATAACTTTATCTCATTCTCTCTTAGTTGTATATATTCTACAAATTTTTAAGAAATTATACAACGGAATCTTacgatataatttttcaatctgatCTCAAAGATGaaattatataatgatattaatattttgaGTGTCTTCGATTTTTTTGTTGCACTTAAAAGAGACATTGTTCCACAtgtattacttgagataaatgtgCATCATAATACCAAAAGTTACTGCCTAACCGATGATATATATCCTTGAGACCAATGGCGATTCTAGAATCAAAACTCAATGGGGTCCCAAAATTTTATTTGATAACTTTCTTGCACAAAATGTTGAATTTGTCGGGTCAACTCGAGTCGGGTCGGATCGCGCTCAAAACACAAACATAAAATTGGATAATACTCGCAAAATATAAGGTTGTTCGTATTTTTTACTATTGTCATTATAATGTTACTCTCTCCGTTTCTAATTTATAGTTCAAAATTTTATTTTGAGATGTTCCAAATTgattgtccacttccataaatagaaaataataaaaaaattaagttATATTATGCCTTTAATGTATGTAGATAGAATTAAAAAAGGAAAAAGTAAGAGTAAaactgaaaaataaataaaaagtataacttttataacattttcttaaactataggtgtattgtgtgggaacaactaaatatatatataacggatGGAGTATTTTATAGGAGTAATATTTACATTAAAGTGTCAAAAAACAATCTATATCATTCCATAACATAATATATGGTTAATCTACTCAAATGATCCACTTATATGCATTTGATCAAACTATAAGTAGGCTAATTTCAAATACTTTATTAGTCAAACCTAGCAAACTATAATCACTAAAAATTTATGGGGtcccattattatatttagtggtgtcatatactaataaaaaaaaaaatttgcaataaatttcgaaaaactagtggtgtcacAAGACCCGTAACCCTCTTCTTAAACTCGCCACTGCTTGAGACACACTTGTCAAAGGGTGGTGGTGTTAACTGACAAGCCACAAGCCAAATTTAGGAAACTTCTAGCAAGTTTCCGAAAAGATCTTGAGTGAACTTTTGTGGTACTTCAAGGTCAGTTTGCTATTTTGAATACATCTTCTTGAGCTATGAGTGTGAATATGATGCGAAGGGTGACATACATTTGTGTAATATTAGACAATATAATACAAGAGAACAATAGATTCTCTATTAGTTCGATTGaggagaaaatacatgcttaaccCATTGATCAAAATCCGACGTGTTAGAGATAGAGGAAGAGAGAAATATGAGACAAACGGGTGGATGGTCAATTAGGGGACAATTCGTCGAACATATTTGATACTTTCCTCCTAATTTTCgtacatgaattttagacttatgtaatcttatgaataatttatttattgaattttaatttatataatttatatttgtaGGAATTTAATTTATGAAATTATATTACGTACTTTATtcattcttgattgttaattataattaaatgttatttatttattttatataattcagATTTATAGCAATTTAATTTATGAAATTATATTATGCATTTTATTCACCACAACAAAACCTCAAAATTCGTACATTACAGTCAAATTCTTCTCTCTCCTTTAAGATCACCCATTAATGTGACTTTAACATGAAGACAAATTTAGTGTTTAATGAAGGAGAGAAGATTTTGACTGTGACGTCGTAGTTAAATTTTGAAGTTGTGCTATCGTGAGTGTCAATTTGGGTGTTAAATATGAGTTAAAAGATTTTATGTGATGTGTTAAAAATATAGCTGAAAGTTGAGTGAAAAAAATAagataaataaattataaaaaattTGGCGAGATTTAATTAGTTAAAAGAAATCTGACGCCACCTTTTTTTGCTAGTTAGATACAAAATTGAAGCCCCAAAAAATCAAATTTGACGCCCCATAACCATAATAGGCGTTAGGAGCGTCAAATTTTACCAACTCATAGTCAGATTGAAATCTAACACCACATAACCACTAGTCTAAAAAAATCAAATTCAACTCCATATCATAGTCTCGGTAATGTATGGTGTAAACCGAATGACAATACTTTCCGGTATTGACAGTTAAACAGCTTTTTATACTTACAATAGATACATATGACATTACATTAACGGTACCAACTTTCATACAGGTGTTGTATATAGCTTTCGTTAGCTTGTGTAAGTGAGACAAAAATTGTTGTACGTGCTTGACTAATGAACCTCTCTACACCTCACACGGTAAAGAAATGTGACACATAAACATCATAGCCAAATTTATTTTTACACAGAAGGATCAAAATTATATCACACCTCAAATATTTTGTTACTGTAAACTCATTCGCATGCACTGAACTGTCAATTATATCCAATATAAGATCTACTCAACACGAAAGTAAATGACTAAATAAGTAGAGCTACACCAGATATTTTTTGATGTGTAAAACCTTCAAAGTGAAGGAAAAATACCATCAAGAACTTCTTCCACTATATCAAACTGTGATTTACAAGATTATGTCTTTCAGATATGTGGATTTACCATTATATACACATTCACAGGCTAATGGGGCAATGTAGTTATATAAAGCATATATTCATTCAACGAATACGGTTGACGTTAGCAAATGGCTCAGAATTGGCTTTAGGTGCAGCTTTTGCAGCAACTTCAGGCTGCCCAAAAACATTCCAAAATCTCAACGTCTCGTCTCCTGCTGCAGATGCAACTGTACATCCATCTGGGCTCTGCAAAACatgtcattatatttattattaatcaagTGTTgacttttaattaatttaattaagtgTTGACTTTTGAGTCTGACTATTATACCTGTGCCATGAAAAGAACTCTGGATGTATGACCAGTGAGCTCAGCCATCTTAACCATAGACGGGTACTTCCATAGAGTCAGCTGGTTCTGAGTGAACCCATGTGAGCTCAGCAGCTCACGCTCATTCTTGCTCCATAAAAGTGCACACACTTGTGACCCTGTGTCAACCGAGTTCAAACATGCACCCGTGTGTGTGTTCCAAAACTTGATACACTTAtcaccaccaccaccgcctgtagCAAGAAGGTTAGCCTGAAACGGACACCACGCAAGGGCTTTCACCGCCGCAATATGATCCACGAGCCGATGAAGAAATCGAGTTGGGCCATTATTAACCGAAGAAGCCATTGACCGGTCCCAAATGTGAACAAGATTATCGTTTCCACCACTGGCTAATTGTTGACCCGAATCTGACCATTTTAACCCGCAAACTTCTTGGTGGTGGCCCGAGTACGTCTCGACTATATGTGATCTTATTCTAACGTCATTGTTCACAATCCGACCGTGCATACCTCCCGTTGTGAGTATATGGTTGTTCCAATCCATTGCTCCAACACGAAACTCGTGACAGCCTCTCAATGTTCTTAACTGTTCCAATTCAAAAAAATAGGGTCAACACGGGTCAAATCATAAAAATACAAAGTCAACACAGATCAGATTATGATTACCAATCGGTTAGAAGTGGAATCCCATAGTTGGATATCAGAATTGTTTAATCCAACTGAGATGTGGTTGCCATCGGTCGCCCATTTGACACTTGTCACGGGCCCACTTTCATGATCAATGGTGACAAGCTCTGACGTATTTCCATCTGTTGCGTCCCATAGATAAACTGTATTTCCGAGAGCAATCGCAAGTATATTTTTGCTTCCCCAATCCAGTAGATTCAGGTAGAAATCATCAACGATATCTGGTGCATCCAATGTTCTTTCTGAAGTCTATTTAGAAAAAACAAAATACAATACTCAGATTTGAATCTAATAACTAAACTGCATTATACAGATAAATACAAGAAACCAATATGAATGTAATAATGCAAAACACAACTTGTAAAGAAACAACATTACATCGTTTTTGGGGCTTGAAattgaaacaaacaaattaatctcTATTTTTTTGCTTGACAACAATACACACATATATATCATTGTGTACATATTGTAAAGTTTTTGGCCATTCAGTTAAGCAATGTAGAGCCGGACCAAGGACTGAAGATGAAGAAGTTGCAAAGTTTAGGGAATGGCATTAAGGGTTTGCAACAAAGAGATGGTCAAAGTCAAGTGCAACAGGGGTCTTTTAGGCAGAATGGTCAACACGTTCAACGTAGAGGTTTATTGATAGACTTAGAAGTGGGCCTCTATGGAACAGGGTGAAAAATGTACCTGTTGTAGTTGAAATTATGCAGGCAAAAgaaaaagtagtaaaaagggagcTGTAAATAACAAGCAAGCATGGAGGAATAAAGGTGGTGAGTGAACCTTAACGGATTATGTGGTGGAAGAAATTTGTGACAAGGATAAAAAAAGTGAAGATGGATTGAGCAAATATGAATCAAAAAATATTTATAATGCTCTAGGAGAAGTATTTGTTGATATGGACGATTCTAAACCAGGTGACGAACGGGATACGGAGTATGAATTGTATGCTTATTTAGTGAGTCTTATAAAGGCCATGCAAATGAAAAAAAAAGGGGGGGAATTTAGGTTGGTATTGTATTTGGAAGAGATTAAGATTTTTTGAAGGTGCTATGTATATGAAGTCAGATGGTAGTATCAAGATGGAAGTCGAATGAAGTCAAACTAAATCAAAGAGTCTACAAGCTTATATATTATGTGGAACGTTGAATCTTAAAAGTCAGTAACTAAGTCACCAATTGAATTACCAAAGGGCCTTTGGCCTAGCCATATCGAGGAGCCCCTCTGAGGTCATAAGCTCGAGTCCTGCTATGAGGTCATGAGTTTGTTGTTCTAAAAAAAATAAGTCACCAATTGAATTGTAATTGCATTATACGCATTAGAGGATGTTTTATTTGTAGCAGAATAGGTGTAATAACTGTTGGGACTCTAGTAATATAAGTATTGGTTTGGGATTTTCATTAAAAATCCCCATTAGTATGCCTAATATGCAATATTCCGGGGTGACGTCCCCTTTATCCAATAAAAAACAATACACATTTACACATATCTAACTAATAAAGAAGCGATCTAGTAATGAAACTGGATTCTGGGGCTTAAAAACAAAACAAGTTTTAATCAAAGAAGTAATGGATATTGTAGATGATTACCTGAGGAATGTATCTGCGGGCCTTTACTGGTTTCGAGTGCTGGACTGGAGAAGAAAAATCATCTGGGATCAATTTTTTAGGCGTGGGAGGTTTGTTCTTGAAAGCAAGAATCCTGGTTCTGTTCATGTTGAAGCAATCCGCCAAATGTTTCCTGTACGCCTCCTTGGATGGCGAGCTGTTCAATGGGGTTTCCTTAACCTTTATCCCTTCGGTTAGCATGTAATGAGCGTAATCGAAATCCATAGCTGATCTATTTGGTATAAATCTATCCAACTGCACATCAATCAATCAAATAAACAATACACCCCAATTCAGTACCAAATTAGGGAAGAAAAATAAAACCCTAAATCACAGTAAAGAAAATTACGTTTTGGCGAGAATTGCGTCTCTGTAGGAATTGTTCGCGAAGAGGGCAACGTGATTGTGACTTGGAAGCTGAAGAAGGTACAGATCCTGCATCCATACTATTAGTAGTAACagatatataaaaaatttatataaaaaaataagaaaCGAAAACCTGCAAAAAAGAAATTAGGGCAAAAAAATGCAATAATAACAGAAGTGAGATTAAGAAAACAGAAATTAAAGAACTCAATGAGATCGTAGTTGCGTAGATTGCAAAAAGAGAGAGAGAATAATAGCGATTTGAGACTGTatgtgaaattagggtttagaattgtGATTTGGGGGCGATTTGAGACTACGTAGAGATAATTTCGGGGGTTTATATATGTGAAACTAGGGTTTAGAATGGTGATTTGGGGGTGGTTACGTGACCGCGTTGAAATAACGGCTAGTATTCTATTTGCCGTGTATCCGTTATGCATTGTGACTACAATGCCTTTGGTTGGAAGAGACTAAAAATAGAATTCCAAATTTGGAAGAGGCTAACCCCAACATAGAATTCCAAATTTGCCGTGTTTATCTAATCGGCCTGGcctgttaagtttttttttttttttttttttcctctcgCAAAAACAAAAAACTTTTATATAACGAAAGAAGATAAATTTAAAGAATGATAACTCtttttaacttaaaaaaaaaacattaatcGAGCATAACTAAAAACATaatgatcatgcatatattttccgaGGGAAAATACATCCACAAACAACAATATGAGATGGGTTGTTTTAGGCGTCATCGtcgttaacctccggtccggttaccgtgataacccatacccgagatgatgatctcgggagggtggctaacgaattgcccgccggtcgatagtcggaacCTAACGACGACAAGAGGGAGAAAAACCCTACAAgatccgtaggtaaaaaccctagatcgtGAGAGATCGTGTAGTCGCCGTAAAGAGGCATTTAGCGTGAGATGCGGAGAGCCGTATGCGATGGATGCCGAATGCGTTGCGGTGGAGGGgcgtgtgaacttgatgtaggttttcccccatatttatagatgggaattagggtttagATGACTTGTGGACTAAGTCAATCTTAAGCCCTAATTAATAAACCCTACACCATCACATAACATATCCAAAGCTCGAACAAAAAAAAAAGACAATATTCCTAAGATACAAAACCCAAAAAGCACGAAAAAGATGAAAACCAATCTACCCAAGAATCGAGAGATTAAGAATCATCTTGAGCCGACACGAAAGTATTACAATAACACGAAACAAGGATGTTCAAGCGTCTTTGATGAAAACGCCAAAAGCCTCCATCTCGAAGGATTTgcattttaaatcccttgaaatcctatGTTCGGTTGAAGTATTTCAAATGAGTAGAGATTTTAAAATCCCATGAACATGAGATTTAAAAATACCTTGTATATGTGAAGGATTTTAAATCCCGTGAATATGGGATTTACATTTTACGTTTTACGTTCACGTTTTACGCTTTACGTTTTCGTTCACATTTACGTTCACGTTTACGTTTTTCGTTTTACGTTTAAATTTACCTTTACGTTGAAATGGCTACCTCTAGTGTGCTTGTCATGACTGCTCCAAATTAGTTACTCTATTAAAGCTTGAAGCAAATATACATG from Rutidosis leptorrhynchoides isolate AG116_Rl617_1_P2 chromosome 9, CSIRO_AGI_Rlap_v1, whole genome shotgun sequence harbors:
- the LOC139865928 gene encoding cell division cycle 20.2, cofactor of APC complex-like, with amino-acid sequence MDAGSVPSSASKSQSRCPLREQFLQRRNSRQNLDRFIPNRSAMDFDYAHYMLTEGIKVKETPLNSSPSKEAYRKHLADCFNMNRTRILAFKNKPPTPKKLIPDDFSSPVQHSKPVKARRYIPQTSERTLDAPDIVDDFYLNLLDWGSKNILAIALGNTVYLWDATDGNTSELVTIDHESGPVTSVKWATDGNHISVGLNNSDIQLWDSTSNRLLRTLRGCHEFRVGAMDWNNHILTTGGMHGRIVNNDVRIRSHIVETYSGHHQEVCGLKWSDSGQQLASGGNDNLVHIWDRSMASSVNNGPTRFLHRLVDHIAAVKALAWCPFQANLLATGGGGGDKCIKFWNTHTGACLNSVDTGSQVCALLWSKNERELLSSHGFTQNQLTLWKYPSMVKMAELTGHTSRVLFMAQSPDGCTVASAAGDETLRFWNVFGQPEVAAKAAPKANSEPFANVNRIR